A stretch of Cyanobacterium sp. HL-69 DNA encodes these proteins:
- the rne gene encoding ribonuclease E Rne: MSKQIIIAEKNHIAAVFAEDQIQELVVATGNQQVGDIYLGTVENVISGIDAAFVNIGDAEKNGFIHVTDLGPLRLRRNAAAITELLSPHQKVLVQVMKEPTGNKGPRLTGNISLPGRYLVLMPNGKGVSLSRRIKNENERNRLRALSILSKPAGMGLLVRTEAEGKAEETIIEDLEFLQKQWEKIKQEANTVKAPALLNRDDDFIQRVLRDMYTDEVNRIVVDSDNSVKRVKKQLNDWSASRHPSGVVIECHQGYTSILDYFRVNAAIKEALKPRVDLPSGGYIIIEPTEALTVIDVNSGSFTNSATSRQTVSWTNREAAVEIARQLKLRNIGGVIIVDFIDMDSRQDKLDLIQDFEKALKSDKAAPQIAQLTELGLVELTRKRQGKNIYELFAQTCSQCGGLGVMAHLPGHQDIEIVTNFSQPVVITKGVEKPTIDDSKPIINVSNDGAISPDEKDSASVNGARETESSRRRRRRDGLDKDDTTNNNGTSNKNGNEGDSPKPERKERTYLSRSARRDETTLEKVVVTMSEAQQDIYAMMGVSPLLHLDREIKDPKSVLVYVKSPDDSLPQEDDNLSDKTVEKDSEVIFSSSSVDVGDDSHTEQEKDVKVEMSLPLRLEESYEGDVEVVEDDDDNSLPVESEEEVMTKVSEPETIAEAVVKEALNGDRPVVRTRRRRSKTNNSEE, translated from the coding sequence ATGTCAAAACAAATAATAATTGCTGAAAAAAATCATATTGCGGCGGTTTTTGCAGAAGATCAAATTCAAGAGTTGGTAGTCGCTACAGGAAATCAACAGGTAGGAGATATTTATTTAGGAACGGTAGAAAATGTAATTTCTGGTATTGATGCGGCTTTTGTCAATATTGGTGATGCGGAAAAAAATGGTTTTATCCATGTAACCGATTTAGGTCCCCTTCGGTTACGGAGAAATGCAGCGGCTATTACGGAATTATTAAGCCCCCATCAAAAGGTTTTAGTTCAGGTAATGAAAGAGCCTACGGGTAATAAAGGCCCTCGTTTAACGGGTAATATTAGTTTACCAGGGCGTTATCTCGTATTGATGCCCAATGGTAAGGGGGTCAGTTTATCCCGTCGCATCAAGAATGAAAATGAAAGAAATCGTCTCAGGGCATTGTCTATTCTTTCTAAACCTGCGGGAATGGGTTTGTTGGTGCGTACGGAAGCGGAGGGGAAAGCGGAAGAGACTATTATCGAGGATTTAGAGTTTTTACAGAAGCAGTGGGAAAAAATTAAACAGGAAGCAAATACCGTAAAAGCCCCAGCGTTGTTAAATCGTGACGATGATTTTATTCAAAGGGTATTACGGGATATGTACACAGACGAGGTTAATCGCATTGTGGTTGACTCGGACAATAGTGTTAAGCGGGTAAAAAAACAGCTTAATGATTGGAGTGCAAGTCGTCATCCTAGCGGAGTGGTGATTGAATGTCATCAAGGTTATACTTCCATTTTGGATTATTTCCGAGTAAATGCAGCCATCAAAGAAGCTCTGAAACCTAGGGTTGATTTACCTTCCGGAGGTTATATTATTATTGAGCCAACGGAAGCATTGACAGTGATTGATGTCAACTCTGGTTCGTTTACTAACTCGGCTACTTCTCGCCAGACGGTTTCTTGGACAAATAGGGAAGCGGCGGTGGAAATTGCTCGCCAGTTGAAGTTGCGTAATATTGGTGGGGTAATTATTGTCGATTTTATCGATATGGATTCCCGTCAGGATAAGTTGGACTTAATTCAAGATTTTGAGAAGGCTTTGAAGTCGGATAAGGCAGCACCACAAATTGCTCAGTTGACGGAGTTGGGGTTAGTGGAGTTGACCAGGAAGCGTCAGGGTAAAAATATTTATGAGTTGTTTGCCCAGACTTGTTCTCAGTGTGGGGGTTTGGGTGTTATGGCTCATCTACCAGGCCATCAAGACATTGAAATAGTGACGAATTTTAGTCAGCCTGTGGTGATTACTAAAGGGGTTGAGAAGCCAACTATTGATGATAGTAAACCTATTATCAATGTCAGTAATGATGGGGCTATTTCCCCAGATGAGAAGGATAGTGCTTCGGTAAATGGTGCTAGGGAAACGGAAAGTAGTCGCCGTCGCCGTCGTCGTGATGGTCTAGATAAGGATGATACGACTAATAATAATGGTACAAGTAATAAGAATGGTAATGAGGGGGATTCTCCGAAACCTGAGCGTAAGGAGCGCACTTATTTATCCAGAAGCGCCCGTCGAGATGAGACTACGTTGGAGAAAGTGGTGGTAACCATGTCGGAGGCACAACAGGATATTTATGCGATGATGGGGGTTTCTCCTTTGTTACATTTGGATCGGGAAATTAAGGATCCTAAGTCGGTGTTGGTTTATGTGAAGTCTCCTGATGATTCTTTGCCTCAAGAGGATGATAATTTATCGGATAAAACGGTGGAAAAGGATTCAGAGGTTATTTTTAGTTCTTCTTCGGTAGATGTGGGCGATGATTCTCATACTGAGCAGGAGAAGGATGTTAAGGTTGAGATGTCTTTGCCTTTGAGACTTGAGGAGAGTTATGAGGGTGATGTTGAAGTGGTTGAGGATGATGATGATAATAGTTTACCTGTGGAGTCTGAGGAAGAAGTAATGACAAAGGTATCTGAGCCTGAAACCATCGCAGAAGCGGTGGTTAAGGAGGCTTTAAATGGCGATCGCCCTGTGGTGCGTACCCGTCGTCGTCGTTCTAAAACGAACAATTCTGAAGAGTAA
- the rnhB gene encoding ribonuclease HIII RnhB has translation MMDDGFVLDSLSPTALVAGVDEVGRGCLFGEVVAVAVVMPVSAIALLADLGVKDSKKLSPKKREALVPQIQSLVTDYAVGVVDVATIDKINILQASLSAMYDALTQLKYTPELCLVDGNQAISRLPYPQITMIQGDGRSPLIAAASILAKVWRDEKMVEYSQQYPHYDLEHNKGYGTKKHIRAIGQYGITPYHRRSFAPVSRQLNLF, from the coding sequence ATGATGGATGACGGCTTTGTCCTTGATTCTCTCTCCCCCACTGCTTTGGTAGCGGGGGTTGATGAGGTGGGGCGAGGTTGTCTATTTGGGGAGGTGGTAGCGGTGGCCGTGGTGATGCCTGTAAGTGCGATCGCCCTTTTGGCTGATTTAGGAGTAAAAGACAGTAAAAAGTTAAGCCCGAAGAAACGAGAAGCCCTAGTACCTCAAATTCAATCCTTGGTGACGGATTATGCTGTGGGGGTGGTAGATGTGGCAACCATCGACAAAATTAACATCCTTCAGGCTTCTTTGTCGGCAATGTATGACGCACTGACTCAGTTAAAATATACCCCTGAGCTTTGTTTGGTGGATGGTAATCAGGCTATTTCTCGGCTACCATATCCCCAGATTACTATGATACAGGGTGATGGGCGATCGCCCCTAATTGCCGCTGCCAGTATTTTAGCCAAGGTATGGCGAGACGAAAAAATGGTGGAATATAGCCAACAATACCCCCATTATGACCTTGAGCATAATAAAGGATATGGTACCAAAAAACATATTCGGGCGATCGGGCAATATGGCATCACCCCCTATCATCGTCGCTCCTTTGCCCCTGTTTCCCGACAACTTAACCTATTTTGA
- the gpmI gene encoding 2,3-bisphosphoglycerate-independent phosphoglycerate mutase GpmI: protein MSQAAISPVVLVILDGWGFREDDRANAIALANTPIMDTLTQVYPHTLISASGKAVGLPHGQMGNSEVGHLNIGAGRVVPQELVRISDAVEDGSIFNNPALESVCQDVIKSESKLHLIGLCSDGGVHSHLDHLIGLLDLAKLQGISDVCVHVITDGRDTNPSDAINYVKAIQEHIDKIGVGKIVTVCGRYFAMDRDRRWDRTKKAYDLYTQDDNIIQESAETLIQESYNNHINDEFIEPTRLAPGAIEAQDGVIFYNFRPDRARQLCYALTMEKFDGFERELIKPLSFATFTQYDPNLPVKVAFEPEQLTNLLGEVIANAGLKQFRTSETEKYPHVTYFFNGGLEQPFEGEDRELVQSPMVSTYDKAPAMSAEKLTQVACQAITKGEYAFVVLNYANPDMVGHTGMLDKAVEAIEAVDRCLGKLLEAINQVSGTVIITADHGNAEYMSDEENNPWTAHTTNKVPFILIEGEKRKIPGHGGDVNLRDDGKLADIAPTILEILQLPQPAEMTGRSMIVKAGYDVKQSRTPVSISV from the coding sequence ATGAGTCAGGCGGCAATTTCTCCAGTGGTGCTAGTAATATTAGATGGATGGGGTTTTCGTGAGGATGATCGGGCAAATGCGATCGCCCTTGCCAATACTCCTATAATGGATACATTAACCCAAGTCTATCCCCATACCCTTATCAGTGCTTCAGGAAAGGCGGTGGGACTCCCCCATGGACAGATGGGAAATTCAGAAGTAGGACATTTAAACATCGGGGCTGGTAGGGTTGTACCCCAAGAATTAGTAAGAATTTCCGATGCCGTAGAAGATGGCTCAATATTTAATAACCCTGCCCTTGAATCCGTATGTCAGGATGTCATCAAATCTGAAAGCAAATTACACTTAATCGGCTTATGCTCTGATGGGGGAGTACACTCCCATTTAGACCATTTAATCGGTTTACTAGACTTAGCCAAGTTACAGGGAATTAGTGACGTTTGTGTCCATGTTATTACCGATGGACGAGATACCAACCCTAGTGACGCTATCAACTATGTTAAGGCGATTCAAGAACATATCGACAAAATTGGTGTGGGTAAAATTGTAACTGTTTGTGGACGTTATTTTGCCATGGATAGAGATCGTCGTTGGGACAGAACCAAAAAAGCTTATGATTTATATACCCAAGATGATAACATCATCCAAGAAAGTGCCGAAACTCTTATCCAAGAATCCTATAACAACCACATAAACGACGAATTTATCGAACCTACTCGTCTCGCCCCCGGTGCCATCGAAGCACAAGATGGAGTAATATTTTATAACTTCCGTCCTGATAGGGCTCGTCAACTATGCTACGCCCTTACTATGGAAAAGTTTGATGGTTTTGAAAGAGAATTAATAAAACCTCTGAGCTTTGCTACTTTCACTCAATACGATCCCAATTTACCTGTAAAAGTTGCCTTTGAACCAGAACAACTTACCAACCTTCTAGGGGAAGTCATTGCCAACGCAGGATTAAAACAATTTCGTACTTCTGAAACCGAAAAATATCCCCATGTCACTTACTTTTTCAACGGTGGATTAGAGCAACCCTTTGAGGGGGAAGACAGAGAATTAGTGCAAAGCCCCATGGTATCCACTTATGATAAAGCCCCCGCTATGTCCGCCGAAAAGTTAACTCAAGTAGCCTGTCAAGCCATCACCAAGGGGGAATATGCCTTTGTGGTGTTAAACTATGCTAACCCTGATATGGTAGGACATACGGGAATGTTAGATAAGGCAGTGGAAGCCATTGAGGCGGTGGATAGATGTTTAGGAAAACTATTAGAAGCCATTAACCAAGTTAGTGGTACAGTGATAATTACCGCAGACCATGGTAATGCGGAATATATGAGTGATGAGGAAAATAATCCTTGGACTGCTCACACCACCAATAAAGTACCTTTTATTCTCATCGAAGGGGAAAAACGCAAAATCCCCGGTCATGGTGGTGATGTAAATCTTCGGGATGATGGTAAACTGGCGGATATTGCCCCTACTATCCTCGAAATTTTACAACTACCTCAACCTGCGGAGATGACGGGGCGATCGATGATCGTTAAAGCAGGGTATGATGTTAAGCAAAGTCGCACCCCTGTTAGTATTTCGGTGTAG
- the secG gene encoding preprotein translocase subunit SecG produces the protein MTAYQIVQIVWAVSALLLIVVVLLHSPKGDGLGGIGGQAQLFTSVKTAEATLNRITWALSITFVALTVVLSAGWVVS, from the coding sequence ATGACAGCTTATCAAATTGTACAAATCGTATGGGCAGTATCAGCCCTATTATTAATCGTGGTAGTCTTACTCCATTCTCCCAAAGGAGATGGCCTAGGAGGCATTGGCGGACAAGCACAATTGTTTACCAGTGTGAAAACCGCAGAGGCTACTCTTAACCGTATCACATGGGCCTTGAGTATTACCTTCGTTGCCCTCACAGTGGTTTTAAGTGCGGGTTGGGTGGTTAGCTAA